From a region of the Nonlabens dokdonensis DSW-6 genome:
- a CDS encoding alpha-2-macroglobulin family protein produces MKKHLFILLITFFITVNCLAQDYYIEKWQETEQLELENKIEDATKVVEEIYKRAKRKNDDDQIIKTFLFRAKFDLIKEENAQQKVLNELEELIKKAKFPNKNIYHSIYAKMLSDYSQQNRWKIQNRTSGGVQDSNDFLTWDAKTFYAEISRHYQLSLEKRDQLAVTPVSDYAAILYVRPLGRELRPTLLDLLAREALDFYKTGYNRLTTPKDSYVITEKNAFLPTSKLQNLTRPQGDTIYSKYDVLQLYASLEELHSTQNRDAPYVSIILERLEYERNAIGDQLDAVSYVAFHEQLLEQHKDKALSTLVSHQLAQYYYDRSNNLDKDTRQAARDKSIATAKDAIKKFPESFGALRCAALLSRIFEPSLNVQYQNMIIPNEPHRGVITYKNIDNATMSFIKVPFDHDRVKGDRDSIYKAELKSAQKENRIALFKEFNLKASDDTYSHTFEYDAKGLAAGTYLVILETQHADSKSISGSYMTISQMSLFKRSVARQLEVQVLDRKTGRPIKNVAIASSINYNSNYKNRGRTNKDGIKSFLPSSRRNSVHIKATMGDDVITTDTYHYNRGEDFEEEELEVKTFLYLDRAIYRPGQTVYYKGIAISKKGDVSNVVAGEQFEITVEDANYEEVFTTMATTNEYGSFHGEFTLPKETLTGDFTIEIDSDEDSDFWDTVDDFQYSEHGFKVEEYKRPRFKADFKEVEETYAINDTVVVTAFAKALLGSNITDADVHYKVTRSASLPWWKYSGYYSGNQIIADSDELQGDFKTNSKGELEIKFQAVADSTLVAKYIHPIYSYRIEVEITDVNGETRTASTTVRVGKQALELSVVSSGTLTVEENEVKVVAKNLNGKEINATIELQIRELKQPEHVVVKTGLPQAEFYELNDIDYRQRYPYSDLRPSEQAGEWKDAPIIFKKRITTDSLTSIKIPITKNWNNGKYVFYAKAVEDGKGKDLDKEEDFVEEINKKDIWANKNLPVQPVIVSHNLRIEGDYALVDFFTSMDGVFMQLLTYDTRRILEEKTIFLPKGKTNKKFNLRKANGRKINFRYKVQKENEFTSQSFSAVIEMKAASNYQITTNTFRDKLYPRMEEEWSFTIKDQDNTAMQAEVLASMYDKSLDEFTTARWNGFRFYDYRNDFQPDFFDELTQLKTRHNRSYLKGTNLPNSYIEYPSIKYFGLSFIPNQYQYSRYKSKLARRYEPLEKFKDYVVGRVVGPDGDTIIGATVMIKGTSNFVSTDFDGLYKIAASPGDTIVISYTGYHTQDIIVNDKETVINVNMTASSLSEVVIVGSVFEVADEEIENDDQNGVPNYADRNGDVFAYGIISGNNVNNKGYDTLSNGNSIDRALLGKMAGVNVQSASSVENANVQIRGAFSPSSGLQNPLYVVDGKFLSADDIALLDPSMIKSLGVLTDASQTALYGSRGANGVIIISTKDGVSAQDLVLQEMALNNVQIRKDLKETAFFLPELKTDQKGNLKFSFTSPEMLTQWKLRLFAHNKQAETAYLEKLVVTQKELSLVPNAPRFLRETDTIRFSTKIANLSDAKMVGIATLKLFDALTMQPIDQELQNTNALQNFTAEKGGNASVNWTFVIPVGTQAVTYRVIAKAGQFSDGEENTLPVLTNRMLVTESRSLWVRAGETESVTMDKLANHTSNTLENHQMTFEYTSNPSWYAIKSLPYLMEYEHECAEQTFSRYYANAMAAHILNSSPKVKEVFDSWAANGTNKSKLEQNEELKSVILAHTPWLRDVQSEAQKQQRLATLFDLDKTAREKKKTLAKLEEKQGSSGGFPWFSGGNTNEYITRHIAAGIGHLNKLGVNDEDRPQTDRIYKNAIAAVDRAWVKRFNDYLKNKKTKKEKYNFSASYWHYQYARSFEKSVLDSKKDRVLEDFEKVAFAKAEKEFASKPLYTQLLMAIALQRKGEKKTAAKILEGLRQTAVVSKENGMYWKENTNSWYWYSSDIETQALAIEAFMEIENDTKTVEELQVWLLKKKRTTQWKSTKATADATYALLLQNGNWTDVKVKNKITWAGKALPENKMSEVKKEAGTGYFKISLNKEEITKDHATIEVKNRGEVTGYGGLYWQYFENLDKITKDDNGPLSVKKRLYKKVSNNSGEELKEITSQDALEIGDLVTVRIEIKTQNDMDFVHLKDMRASGFEPVDVLSEYKWQDGLGYYQTTKDVATHFFFDNVPKGTYVFEYEVRANNAGNFSNGITNIESMYAPEFSSHSAGERVVIKE; encoded by the coding sequence ATGAAAAAGCATCTTTTCATTCTACTTATAACATTTTTTATCACAGTAAATTGTCTTGCACAAGATTATTATATTGAAAAATGGCAAGAAACAGAGCAGTTAGAACTAGAAAATAAAATTGAAGACGCCACAAAAGTGGTGGAAGAAATCTACAAACGAGCCAAACGTAAAAATGATGACGACCAGATCATAAAAACTTTTCTTTTCAGAGCCAAATTTGATTTGATCAAAGAAGAAAATGCGCAACAAAAAGTCTTAAATGAACTCGAGGAATTAATCAAAAAAGCAAAATTTCCAAATAAGAATATTTACCATTCTATTTACGCAAAAATGTTGAGCGATTACTCTCAACAAAACCGTTGGAAAATTCAAAATCGCACTTCTGGTGGCGTACAAGATTCAAACGATTTTCTAACTTGGGATGCAAAAACTTTTTATGCTGAAATATCAAGACACTATCAGCTATCACTTGAAAAAAGGGATCAACTTGCCGTAACTCCAGTGTCAGATTATGCAGCTATTCTTTATGTACGACCATTAGGTAGAGAGTTGCGACCTACTTTACTCGATTTACTAGCTAGAGAGGCTTTGGACTTTTACAAGACAGGTTACAATAGATTGACTACTCCTAAAGATTCTTATGTCATCACCGAAAAAAATGCTTTTTTGCCTACTAGCAAACTTCAAAACCTGACCAGACCTCAAGGTGATACTATTTATTCAAAGTACGACGTATTGCAATTGTATGCCAGTCTGGAAGAATTACACTCAACTCAAAATAGGGACGCGCCTTATGTAAGCATCATCTTAGAACGTTTAGAATATGAACGCAATGCCATTGGAGATCAGCTTGACGCGGTGAGCTACGTGGCTTTTCATGAACAATTGTTAGAGCAACACAAAGACAAGGCTTTGAGCACTTTAGTGAGCCATCAACTTGCTCAATATTATTATGACCGTAGCAATAATTTAGATAAAGATACCAGACAAGCAGCCAGAGACAAATCCATTGCAACCGCAAAAGACGCTATAAAAAAGTTTCCAGAATCTTTTGGAGCATTGAGATGTGCTGCTCTATTATCTAGAATTTTTGAACCTTCATTAAATGTGCAATATCAAAATATGATCATACCTAATGAACCACATCGTGGTGTTATTACCTATAAAAATATTGATAATGCTACTATGAGTTTTATAAAAGTACCTTTTGATCACGATAGAGTAAAAGGTGACCGAGATTCCATTTATAAAGCCGAACTTAAAAGTGCTCAAAAAGAAAATCGTATTGCATTATTTAAAGAGTTCAATTTAAAAGCGTCAGACGATACTTACTCACATACTTTTGAATATGATGCAAAAGGACTTGCAGCAGGTACCTATCTAGTCATTTTAGAAACACAACATGCTGACTCAAAAAGTATCTCTGGAAGTTACATGACCATTTCTCAAATGAGTTTATTCAAGCGATCAGTAGCTCGCCAGTTAGAAGTTCAGGTTCTCGATAGAAAAACTGGTAGGCCTATCAAGAATGTGGCAATTGCATCTTCTATAAATTACAACTCTAATTATAAAAATCGTGGTAGGACTAATAAAGATGGTATTAAATCTTTCCTTCCTTCTTCTCGAAGAAATAGCGTACATATTAAAGCAACGATGGGAGACGACGTCATAACAACGGATACTTATCATTACAATAGAGGAGAGGATTTTGAGGAAGAAGAACTAGAAGTAAAAACCTTCTTATACCTAGATCGTGCTATTTACAGACCTGGACAAACGGTTTATTATAAAGGAATTGCTATTTCTAAAAAAGGTGATGTTTCTAACGTAGTTGCTGGAGAACAGTTTGAAATTACCGTAGAAGATGCTAATTATGAAGAGGTATTTACTACCATGGCGACTACAAATGAGTACGGTAGTTTTCATGGAGAGTTTACCTTGCCTAAAGAAACACTTACCGGAGATTTTACTATAGAAATAGACAGCGATGAAGATTCTGATTTTTGGGATACGGTAGATGATTTTCAATACAGCGAGCACGGTTTTAAGGTAGAAGAATATAAACGACCGAGATTTAAAGCAGATTTTAAAGAAGTAGAAGAAACGTATGCGATAAATGATACTGTTGTGGTTACCGCTTTCGCGAAAGCGTTACTAGGATCCAACATCACCGATGCTGACGTACATTATAAAGTGACCAGAAGTGCAAGCTTGCCATGGTGGAAGTATTCTGGCTATTATTCTGGCAATCAAATTATAGCAGATTCTGATGAACTACAGGGCGATTTTAAAACCAATAGCAAAGGAGAATTGGAGATCAAGTTCCAAGCGGTGGCAGATTCTACTCTTGTTGCAAAATATATACATCCTATTTATTCTTATCGTATCGAAGTAGAAATAACCGACGTAAATGGAGAAACTCGCACCGCTTCTACCACGGTTAGAGTTGGTAAACAAGCTTTAGAATTAAGTGTGGTAAGTTCAGGAACCTTAACTGTAGAAGAAAACGAAGTAAAAGTAGTTGCCAAAAACCTGAACGGTAAAGAAATAAATGCGACCATAGAATTGCAAATAAGAGAATTAAAACAACCAGAACATGTGGTCGTTAAAACAGGACTACCACAAGCCGAGTTCTATGAACTCAACGATATCGATTATAGACAGCGCTATCCTTACTCAGACCTACGCCCTAGCGAGCAGGCTGGAGAATGGAAAGATGCACCTATCATTTTTAAGAAACGTATTACTACAGATTCACTTACCTCTATTAAAATACCTATCACTAAAAACTGGAATAACGGTAAATATGTGTTTTATGCAAAAGCTGTCGAAGATGGAAAAGGCAAAGACCTCGATAAAGAAGAAGACTTTGTAGAAGAAATCAACAAGAAGGATATTTGGGCAAATAAAAACTTGCCAGTACAGCCAGTAATAGTATCTCATAATTTAAGGATAGAAGGCGACTATGCTCTAGTAGATTTTTTCACTTCTATGGATGGCGTTTTTATGCAATTGCTTACTTATGATACTCGCAGAATTCTAGAAGAGAAAACTATTTTCCTGCCAAAAGGGAAAACCAATAAGAAATTTAACCTTAGAAAGGCAAATGGTAGAAAGATAAATTTTAGATATAAAGTGCAAAAAGAAAATGAATTTACATCACAATCTTTTAGTGCAGTTATAGAAATGAAAGCGGCAAGTAATTATCAAATCACAACAAATACCTTTAGAGATAAACTTTATCCAAGAATGGAAGAAGAATGGTCATTTACAATTAAAGATCAAGATAATACCGCTATGCAAGCTGAAGTTCTCGCAAGCATGTATGATAAAAGCCTCGATGAGTTTACAACTGCTAGATGGAATGGGTTTAGATTTTATGATTATCGCAATGATTTCCAGCCAGACTTTTTTGATGAGTTGACTCAATTGAAAACTCGTCATAATCGTAGTTATCTAAAAGGTACCAACCTACCAAATTCTTATATAGAATATCCATCAATAAAGTATTTTGGTCTTTCTTTCATTCCAAATCAATACCAGTATTCTAGATATAAAAGTAAATTGGCTAGGCGATATGAACCTTTAGAAAAATTTAAAGATTATGTGGTAGGTAGAGTTGTAGGTCCTGATGGCGATACAATAATAGGAGCGACAGTAATGATAAAAGGAACTTCTAATTTTGTTTCCACAGATTTTGACGGATTGTACAAGATTGCAGCTAGTCCAGGTGACACTATAGTCATTTCTTATACCGGTTATCATACTCAGGACATAATCGTTAATGATAAAGAAACTGTCATTAATGTAAATATGACGGCATCATCCTTGTCTGAGGTAGTGATAGTAGGTTCTGTTTTTGAAGTTGCTGATGAAGAAATCGAAAATGATGATCAAAACGGCGTTCCTAATTATGCTGATCGAAACGGAGATGTTTTCGCATATGGAATCATTTCTGGTAATAATGTCAATAACAAAGGTTACGATACTCTTTCAAATGGAAATTCTATTGATCGTGCTTTGCTAGGTAAAATGGCTGGAGTTAATGTTCAGTCAGCGAGCTCTGTTGAAAATGCAAACGTACAGATACGCGGAGCCTTCTCACCATCTAGTGGATTGCAAAACCCCTTGTACGTAGTAGATGGTAAATTTTTAAGTGCAGATGATATTGCTTTGTTAGATCCATCTATGATTAAAAGCCTAGGAGTTCTTACAGATGCATCTCAAACAGCTCTTTACGGCAGCCGCGGTGCAAATGGTGTCATCATCATCTCCACTAAAGATGGTGTAAGTGCTCAAGACTTGGTTCTTCAAGAAATGGCACTCAACAATGTCCAAATCAGAAAAGACCTAAAAGAAACCGCCTTTTTCTTACCAGAATTAAAAACAGATCAAAAAGGAAACCTTAAATTCTCCTTCACTTCTCCAGAGATGTTGACTCAATGGAAACTGAGACTTTTTGCTCACAACAAACAAGCCGAGACCGCTTATCTGGAGAAACTGGTCGTAACGCAAAAGGAATTGAGCCTTGTTCCTAACGCACCTAGATTCCTTAGAGAAACCGACACGATAAGATTCTCTACTAAAATAGCCAACCTAAGTGATGCCAAAATGGTAGGAATCGCAACACTCAAACTTTTTGATGCACTAACCATGCAACCTATAGATCAGGAGTTGCAAAATACCAACGCACTTCAAAATTTTACTGCGGAGAAAGGTGGCAACGCATCTGTGAATTGGACGTTTGTAATTCCTGTTGGTACGCAAGCGGTAACCTATCGTGTGATTGCAAAAGCTGGTCAGTTCTCTGATGGAGAAGAAAACACCTTGCCTGTTCTTACGAATAGAATGCTAGTCACAGAATCTCGATCGCTTTGGGTACGTGCTGGCGAGACAGAATCGGTAACTATGGATAAACTCGCAAACCATACATCTAACACGCTAGAAAATCATCAAATGACTTTTGAATATACCTCTAATCCTAGTTGGTATGCGATCAAGTCCTTGCCTTATCTCATGGAATATGAGCATGAGTGTGCAGAGCAAACTTTTTCTAGATACTATGCAAACGCCATGGCAGCGCATATTTTAAATAGCAGTCCTAAGGTGAAAGAGGTTTTTGACAGTTGGGCGGCAAACGGCACCAATAAAAGCAAGTTAGAACAAAACGAAGAATTAAAATCGGTGATATTGGCGCACACACCTTGGCTGCGCGATGTACAAAGCGAGGCGCAAAAACAACAACGACTGGCAACACTTTTTGATCTGGATAAAACAGCAAGAGAGAAAAAGAAAACCCTTGCCAAACTCGAAGAAAAGCAAGGCAGTTCAGGTGGTTTTCCATGGTTCAGCGGTGGAAATACCAATGAATACATCACAAGGCATATTGCAGCAGGAATTGGTCATTTGAATAAATTAGGTGTCAACGATGAAGACCGACCGCAAACAGATCGCATCTATAAGAATGCTATTGCAGCGGTTGATCGAGCTTGGGTAAAACGATTTAATGATTACTTGAAAAATAAAAAGACTAAAAAGGAGAAGTACAATTTCAGTGCGAGTTACTGGCATTATCAGTATGCACGCAGCTTTGAGAAGTCAGTTTTAGATTCAAAAAAGGATAGGGTGTTAGAAGATTTTGAGAAGGTAGCTTTCGCGAAAGCGGAAAAAGAATTTGCTTCAAAACCATTATACACACAATTATTAATGGCCATCGCATTGCAAAGAAAAGGCGAGAAGAAAACAGCAGCCAAAATCCTTGAAGGTTTGCGACAAACGGCAGTAGTAAGTAAAGAAAACGGCATGTACTGGAAAGAAAATACCAATTCTTGGTATTGGTACAGCAGCGATATAGAAACTCAAGCGCTAGCTATCGAGGCATTTATGGAAATCGAGAACGACACAAAAACGGTGGAAGAACTGCAAGTATGGTTATTGAAAAAGAAAAGAACCACACAATGGAAATCAACAAAAGCCACTGCCGATGCTACTTATGCTTTGCTATTACAAAACGGCAACTGGACTGATGTTAAAGTAAAAAACAAGATCACTTGGGCAGGAAAAGCATTGCCAGAAAACAAAATGAGTGAGGTGAAAAAAGAAGCTGGAACTGGTTATTTTAAAATTTCGTTGAATAAAGAAGAGATCACCAAAGATCACGCAACAATAGAGGTGAAGAATAGAGGAGAAGTGACTGGTTACGGTGGTTTGTACTGGCAATATTTTGAGAACCTCGATAAAATCACCAAAGATGATAACGGACCTTTATCAGTAAAAAAGAGGTTGTATAAGAAAGTGAGTAACAATTCTGGCGAAGAATTAAAAGAAATCACTTCTCAAGATGCATTGGAAATAGGTGATTTAGTTACGGTAAGAATCGAAATCAAAACTCAAAACGATATGGATTTTGTGCATTTAAAAGACATGCGCGCCAGTGGTTTTGAACCAGTAGATGTACTGTCAGAATACAAATGGCAAGATGGATTAGGGTATTATCAAACTACCAAAGATGTAGCGACACATTTCTTCTTTGATAATGTTCCAAAAGGAACCTACGTTTTTGAATACGAGGTGCGAGCAAACAATGCCGGTAATTTCTCTAACGGAATCACCAACATTGAAAGCATGTACGCACCAGAATTTTCAAGTCATAGTGCTGGCGAGCGAGTGGTGATTAAGGAGTAG
- a CDS encoding endonuclease domain-containing protein, which translates to MLHKNLHSLKILEQKRQALRKRATPAEKFLWKHLKTRQVENMKFRRQHSVRFFILDFYCIKYNLCIELDGAYHFFPQQQEYDCLRTEYLESKFITVLRYENKYVFDNLESVLKDIKDHKATYNYKAL; encoded by the coding sequence ATGCTACACAAAAATCTACACAGTTTAAAAATACTAGAACAAAAAAGACAAGCTTTAAGAAAAAGAGCTACTCCAGCTGAAAAATTTCTTTGGAAGCATCTTAAGACGAGACAAGTTGAAAACATGAAATTTAGGAGACAACACAGCGTTAGGTTTTTTATTTTGGATTTCTATTGTATCAAATACAACCTCTGTATTGAACTCGATGGTGCCTATCATTTCTTTCCACAACAACAAGAATATGATTGTTTGCGAACGGAATATTTAGAATCTAAATTCATTACAGTATTAAGATATGAGAATAAGTATGTGTTTGACAACTTAGAATCGGTCTTAAAAGATATTAAAGATCATAAGGCTACTTATAACTATAAAGCGTTGTGA
- a CDS encoding geranylgeranylglycerol-phosphate geranylgeranyltransferase has translation MNKEQTYQLDTSNNFKALLIKALSLFSSVRLYNIVLVGFAQLLAAIFIIAPELSVKSILLDYRLWMIIFATSAAIAGGYIINNFYDREKDLINRPQKTLLENKVRRSTLWSVYFTVNGIAFVLGSIVSWRAGLFFAFYIFAMWFYSHKLKRTLFLGNLMAALLAVTPFFVLFMYYKNFYPVILVHGGFLFLILGMRELVKDLENLRGDLAQNYRTIPVVMGEKVSKQFYTFLTFLTIVPITVLITYFEIGHMQYYFTLITGALLVCLPLIWSSRRKREYLLIHFILKVIIGAGVFSILLIDLPAIIDRLQTLF, from the coding sequence GTGAATAAAGAGCAGACATATCAGTTAGACACATCAAATAACTTTAAGGCATTATTGATAAAAGCTTTGAGTCTATTTTCTAGCGTTCGTTTGTATAATATTGTTTTAGTAGGTTTTGCACAATTACTGGCGGCTATTTTTATAATTGCTCCAGAGCTTTCAGTGAAGTCTATTTTACTGGATTACCGATTATGGATGATCATTTTTGCAACTAGTGCCGCAATTGCTGGTGGTTATATCATCAATAATTTTTATGATCGAGAAAAAGACTTGATCAACAGACCTCAAAAAACATTACTAGAAAACAAAGTCAGGCGATCTACTTTATGGTCGGTTTATTTTACCGTTAATGGTATTGCTTTTGTTTTAGGAAGTATTGTTTCTTGGCGAGCAGGATTGTTTTTTGCCTTTTATATTTTTGCGATGTGGTTTTACTCGCATAAGCTTAAAAGAACTTTGTTTTTAGGAAATTTGATGGCCGCACTTCTTGCGGTTACTCCGTTTTTTGTATTGTTTATGTATTACAAAAACTTCTATCCTGTAATTTTGGTTCATGGAGGATTCTTATTTCTAATTTTAGGAATGAGAGAGTTAGTAAAAGATCTAGAGAACTTAAGAGGTGATCTCGCCCAAAATTATAGAACGATTCCGGTAGTTATGGGAGAAAAGGTCAGTAAACAGTTCTATACCTTTCTCACGTTTTTAACGATTGTTCCTATTACAGTTCTTATTACTTATTTTGAGATAGGGCATATGCAGTATTACTTCACACTCATCACAGGAGCTTTATTGGTTTGTTTGCCATTGATCTGGTCTTCTAGACGTAAAAGAGAGTATTTGCTCATTCATTTCATATTGAAAGTAATCATAGGTGCAGGTGTTTTCTCTATTCTGTTAATTGATTTACCAGCGATTATCGATCGTTTACAAACTTTATTTTAG
- a CDS encoding carbon-nitrogen hydrolase family protein, protein MNSHIKVALAQISPIWLDKKATLNKILATLEDAVKENAELVVFGEGLVPGYPFWLGLMDGAAWNKKEVKELHRQYVLNAVCIEKGELDAVCAFAKAKHISIYLGIIERPEDRGGHSVYASMVYIDQQGMIQSVHRKLQPTYDERLTWSPGDGNGLVTHKLKDFTVSGLNCWENWMPLPRAAMYAQGTNLHVACWPGSDHNTKDITRFIAREGRCYVLSVSSTMFRSDFPENTPHLNQILEKSPYVLANGGSCIAGPDGEWIVEPQIGKEELIYATLDFNRVLEEKQNFDVVGHYSRPDVTQLHVNRERQSTVKFSE, encoded by the coding sequence ATGAATTCCCATATAAAAGTCGCTCTTGCTCAAATCTCGCCGATATGGCTGGATAAAAAAGCCACATTAAATAAAATCTTAGCTACTCTTGAAGATGCTGTTAAGGAAAATGCCGAGTTGGTTGTTTTTGGTGAAGGATTGGTTCCTGGTTATCCATTTTGGTTAGGTTTAATGGATGGTGCTGCGTGGAATAAAAAAGAGGTGAAAGAATTGCACAGGCAATATGTATTGAACGCTGTCTGTATAGAAAAAGGAGAGCTGGATGCCGTTTGCGCTTTCGCGAAAGCGAAACATATATCCATCTATTTAGGAATTATAGAACGACCTGAAGACCGCGGTGGACATAGTGTGTATGCCAGTATGGTTTACATAGATCAACAAGGAATGATTCAAAGTGTACACCGTAAATTACAGCCTACGTATGACGAGCGTTTGACCTGGTCGCCTGGAGATGGAAATGGGCTGGTGACTCATAAATTAAAAGATTTTACGGTGAGTGGTCTCAACTGTTGGGAAAACTGGATGCCATTACCTCGCGCTGCCATGTATGCTCAAGGAACTAATTTGCACGTGGCTTGCTGGCCAGGAAGTGATCATAACACCAAGGACATAACGAGATTTATTGCTCGCGAAGGTCGTTGTTATGTGCTGTCAGTATCTTCAACTATGTTTAGGAGCGATTTTCCAGAGAATACTCCGCATTTAAATCAAATACTTGAAAAGTCACCATATGTTCTAGCAAATGGCGGCAGTTGCATTGCTGGTCCCGATGGAGAATGGATTGTTGAACCACAAATAGGTAAAGAGGAATTGATCTACGCAACTTTAGATTTTAATCGAGTGTTAGAAGAAAAACAAAACTTTGACGTAGTAGGTCATTATTCTCGACCAGACGTCACCCAATTACATGTGAATAGAGAGCGACAATCTACAGTAAAATTTAGCGAATAA
- a CDS encoding GYDIA family GHMP kinase, which translates to MATKMTKKYTAHGKFLITGEYAVLDNVPALAVPLKLNQYLEITDRDDQEITWKSYNSDGELWYQVVTNVHDLYSDCINCDNPITFKLSEILNTALHLTSNKSLRGFDAVTTLDFDRKSGMGTSSTLISCVAQWLGCDPYQLQFKCFGGSGYDIACATAPKPIIYNYNNEEPFFNAVDFNPSIKEELFFVYLNRKQNSRDSIAKFDKGLLTQSYREELSNMPKAFIDASDDLLMFEKCITRHEEMISAVVGIAPIKQQLFDDYQGAIKSLGGWGGDFVLATGGLEHREYFKNKGYEIIIEWDDVVLNY; encoded by the coding sequence ATGGCAACCAAAATGACCAAAAAATATACAGCTCACGGGAAATTTTTAATTACCGGAGAATATGCCGTCTTAGATAATGTGCCAGCACTGGCAGTACCTTTAAAATTGAATCAGTACTTAGAAATCACCGATCGAGATGATCAAGAAATCACTTGGAAAAGTTATAATAGTGATGGAGAGTTGTGGTATCAAGTAGTTACTAATGTTCATGACTTGTATTCCGATTGTATCAATTGTGATAACCCTATTACTTTTAAACTGAGTGAGATTTTAAATACGGCGCTGCATCTAACTTCAAATAAGTCTTTAAGAGGTTTTGATGCGGTGACTACTTTAGATTTTGATAGAAAATCAGGTATGGGAACTAGTTCAACATTAATATCATGTGTAGCTCAATGGTTAGGCTGTGATCCTTATCAATTGCAATTCAAGTGTTTTGGCGGTAGTGGTTATGATATTGCTTGTGCAACTGCTCCTAAACCCATTATCTATAATTATAATAACGAAGAGCCGTTTTTTAATGCAGTAGATTTTAATCCCTCGATAAAAGAAGAACTGTTTTTTGTTTACTTGAATAGGAAGCAAAACAGTCGAGACTCCATAGCAAAATTTGATAAGGGACTTTTAACACAATCCTATCGAGAGGAACTAAGTAATATGCCCAAAGCTTTTATAGATGCTTCAGACGATTTGTTGATGTTTGAAAAATGTATCACACGACATGAAGAGATGATCTCTGCAGTTGTGGGAATTGCTCCTATTAAGCAGCAGCTGTTTGATGATTATCAAGGAGCAATAAAATCTTTAGGCGGTTGGGGCGGCGATTTTGTTTTGGCTACTGGTGGACTTGAGCATCGTGAATATTTCAAGAACAAAGGATATGAGATTATTATTGAGTGGGATGATGTGGTTTTAAATTACTAG